In the genome of Candidatus Reidiella endopervernicosa, one region contains:
- the ftsA gene encoding cell division protein FtsA, with the protein MSKKSEQNLIVGLDIGTSKVVAIVGEVSGEGEIDIIGIGSHPSRGLKKGVVINIESTVQSIQRAVEEAELMAGCQIHSVYAGIAGSHVRSLNSHGIVAIKDREVAHSDVDRVIDAARAVAIPADQKILHVLPQEFIIDNQEGIKEPVGMSGVRLEAKVHLVTGAVSAAQNIIKCVRRCGLEVDDIILEQLASSYSVLSDDEKELGVCLVDIGGGTTDIAIFTEGAIRHTAVIPIAGDQVTNDIAVAMRTPYQYAEEIKIKYACALTQLANADETIEVPSVGDRPPRRLARQTLAEVVEPRYEELLSLVHAELRRSGFEDLIAAGVVLTGGTSKMEGVVDLAEEIFHMPVRLGLPQHVRGLVDVVRNPIHATGVGLLLFGKKNRGSKVAETSGGAGLKGVWSRMRSWFQGSL; encoded by the coding sequence ATGTCGAAGAAGAGTGAACAGAACCTGATTGTCGGACTGGATATCGGAACCTCTAAGGTGGTTGCGATCGTCGGTGAGGTTAGCGGAGAAGGGGAGATCGATATTATCGGTATCGGTTCACACCCCTCGCGCGGTCTGAAGAAGGGTGTGGTGATTAACATCGAATCGACGGTGCAGTCGATTCAGCGTGCCGTGGAGGAGGCGGAGCTGATGGCTGGTTGTCAGATTCATTCGGTCTATGCAGGTATCGCCGGTAGCCATGTTCGTAGCCTTAACTCTCACGGCATTGTCGCGATCAAGGATCGTGAGGTGGCCCATAGCGATGTGGATCGAGTGATCGATGCGGCGCGTGCGGTAGCTATCCCTGCCGATCAGAAGATCCTGCATGTACTGCCGCAGGAGTTCATCATCGATAACCAGGAAGGGATTAAAGAGCCGGTCGGCATGTCGGGTGTACGCCTGGAGGCGAAGGTACATCTTGTCACCGGTGCAGTGAGTGCAGCGCAGAACATTATCAAGTGCGTACGTCGCTGCGGCCTTGAGGTTGATGACATTATTCTTGAACAGCTCGCATCGAGTTACTCGGTGCTCAGTGATGATGAAAAAGAGCTGGGTGTCTGTCTGGTCGATATCGGTGGTGGTACCACCGATATCGCCATCTTTACCGAGGGGGCGATTCGCCACACTGCAGTGATTCCGATTGCCGGTGATCAGGTGACCAATGACATCGCAGTGGCGATGCGAACTCCCTATCAGTATGCCGAAGAGATAAAGATCAAATACGCCTGTGCACTGACTCAGCTGGCCAATGCCGATGAGACGATTGAGGTGCCGAGTGTCGGTGACCGTCCACCGCGTCGACTGGCTCGTCAGACTTTGGCCGAGGTGGTTGAGCCGCGTTACGAAGAGCTGCTTTCACTGGTGCATGCCGAGCTGCGACGTAGCGGATTTGAAGATCTGATTGCCGCCGGTGTAGTGCTGACGGGTGGTACTTCGAAGATGGAGGGGGTCGTCGATCTCGCTGAAGAGATTTTCCATATGCCGGTCAGACTCGGTCTGCCACAGCATGTGCGCGGCCTGGTTGATGTGGTGCGCAATCCTATTCATGCAACAGGCGTTGGCCTGCTGTTATTTGGTAAGAAAAATCGTGGATCGAAAGTAGCGGAAACGTCAGGTGGTGCCGGGCTCAAGGGAGTCTGGTCGCGGATGAGATCGTGGTTTCAAGGGAGCCTGTAG
- the lpxC gene encoding UDP-3-O-acyl-N-acetylglucosamine deacetylase: MIKQRTLKNVIHATGVGLHTGEKVYLTLRPAAPDTGIIFRRVDLDEPMEIKASPENVGDTQLSTTLIKDGARISTIEHLLSAMAGLGIDNAYVDLSAPEVPIMDGSAGPFVFLIQSAGIEEQAAAKRFIRIKKPIKVEDNGKWAAFEPFEGFKVSFSIDFDHPLFHEENQQALIDFSTTSFVKEVSRARTFGFMRDIEQLRERKLALGGSQDNAIVVDDFRVLNEDGLRYEDEFVKHKILDAIGDLYLLGRSLIGAFSGHKSGHELNNTLLKALMADESAWEEVTFEDVECAPISFIKPVQAT, translated from the coding sequence ATGATAAAACAACGGACTTTGAAGAACGTTATCCACGCCACAGGTGTGGGTCTTCACACCGGAGAGAAGGTTTATCTGACGCTGCGACCCGCTGCGCCAGATACCGGCATTATCTTCAGACGCGTCGATCTCGACGAGCCGATGGAGATCAAGGCGAGTCCAGAGAATGTTGGCGATACACAACTTTCGACTACCCTGATTAAGGATGGTGCAAGAATCTCAACCATCGAACATCTGCTCTCAGCGATGGCAGGTCTGGGTATCGATAATGCTTATGTCGATCTCAGTGCCCCTGAAGTACCGATTATGGACGGCAGTGCTGGACCATTTGTCTTCCTGATTCAGTCTGCTGGTATTGAAGAGCAGGCAGCCGCGAAACGTTTTATCCGTATCAAAAAACCAATCAAGGTCGAAGATAACGGAAAATGGGCGGCGTTCGAACCATTTGAAGGCTTTAAGGTCTCGTTTAGTATCGATTTTGATCATCCGCTCTTCCACGAAGAGAATCAGCAGGCGCTGATCGATTTCTCTACCACATCATTTGTGAAAGAGGTGAGTCGTGCGCGCACCTTTGGATTTATGCGTGACATCGAGCAGCTGCGTGAGCGCAAGCTGGCGCTCGGTGGTAGTCAGGACAATGCAATAGTCGTCGATGATTTCCGCGTGTTGAATGAAGATGGTCTTCGTTACGAAGATGAGTTCGTAAAACACAAAATTCTTGATGCGATCGGTGATCTCTATCTACTAGGTCGCAGTCTGATTGGTGCCTTCAGTGGACACAAATCGGGACACGAGTTGAATAACACGCTGTTAAAAGCGTTGATGGCAGACGAAAGCGCCTGGGAAGAGGTGACCTTCGAAGATGTCGAGTGCGCACCAATCTCCTTTATTAAGCCGGTTCAAGCGACCTGA
- a CDS encoding cell division protein FtsQ/DivIB: MRALRKSKKKSNRRIEPKQKRRWINPRYLGLAVSVAILLGPMAWVYTLLHDAERFPIERVVVEKGAFVFLNQQQIALVAQPYVGVGFFNLDVSAIQRAIGELAWVDRVSVRRVWPDKLWVQVSEQQPLAQWGKGSLLNRRGEIFTPSRSEMPQGLVRLEGPRGLEKKLAEMYAAVVPPLTTVGLPLKRLELDQRRSWHLEVENGIEFELGRTDPERRLQRFLSVYPSLMAGQDAGVKSVDLRYSNGFAVSWKSPTGAPKSEG; this comes from the coding sequence ATGAGGGCGCTTCGTAAGAGCAAAAAGAAGAGCAATCGGCGTATTGAGCCAAAACAGAAGCGTCGCTGGATCAATCCGCGTTATCTGGGGCTGGCGGTGAGCGTGGCGATTCTGCTCGGGCCGATGGCCTGGGTCTACACCCTGCTACACGATGCGGAGCGTTTTCCGATTGAGCGGGTGGTGGTTGAGAAGGGGGCTTTTGTCTTTCTCAACCAGCAACAGATTGCGTTGGTGGCGCAGCCCTATGTGGGCGTTGGATTTTTTAATCTCGATGTGAGCGCGATCCAACGCGCGATTGGAGAGCTGGCGTGGGTTGATCGAGTTTCAGTACGCAGGGTCTGGCCCGACAAGCTCTGGGTGCAGGTGAGCGAACAGCAGCCACTTGCGCAGTGGGGTAAGGGTTCTCTGCTTAATCGACGTGGTGAGATCTTTACCCCGTCACGCAGTGAGATGCCGCAGGGGCTGGTACGACTTGAAGGGCCGCGCGGTCTGGAGAAGAAGTTGGCAGAGATGTACGCAGCAGTAGTGCCGCCTCTGACCACAGTGGGGTTGCCACTGAAGAGGCTGGAACTGGATCAGCGCCGTTCATGGCATCTGGAAGTAGAGAATGGAATCGAATTTGAATTGGGTCGTACCGACCCGGAAAGGAGATTGCAGCGCTTTCTCAGTGTCTACCCCAGCCTGATGGCAGGACAGGATGCAGGGGTAAAAAGTGTCGATCTTCGTTATAGCAACGGCTTTGCAGTGAGCTGGAAGTCACCAACCGGCGCACCAAAAAGCGAGGGATAA
- the secA gene encoding preprotein translocase subunit SecA has protein sequence MVSSLFRKIFGSRNERLVKRMRKSVAQITALEEGLQGLSDEELQAKTTDFKRRIEDGETLDNLLNEAFAVVREASRRVMGMRHFDVQLIGGMVLHQGKISEMRTGEGKTLMATLPAYLNALSGKGVHIVTVNDYLAKRDANWMRLLYEFLGLSVGIVVPGLEQTEKRDAYAADISYGTNNEFGFDYLRDNMAFSLAEKVQREVNFAVVDEVDSILIDEARTPLIISGPAEDSSELYKRINELVPKLVKQEEEDGEGDFSIDEKGRQIHLTEDGHQRVEELLSESGLLAEGQSLYDAANLTLMHHFTAGLRAHNLFQRDVDYIVQDNQVVIVDEFTGRTLAGRRWSDGLHQAVEAKEGVAIQYENQTLASITFQNYFRLYNKLSGMTGTADTEAFEFQQIYGLETVVIPTNQAMVRDDMGDKIYMTGDEKYQAILDDIRDCQQRGQPVLVGTASIEVSELIAKLLSDNKVKHEVLNAKQHAREAEIVAQAGRPGSVTIATNMAGRGTDIVLGGNLDVALEGLGEDASESDREQMREEWKATHQKVLEAGGLHIVGTERHESRRIDNQLRGRAGRQGDPGSSRFYLSLEDSLLRIFASGKVGSLMGKLGMEDGEAIEHPWVTKAIENAQRKVEAHNFDIRKQLLEYDDVANDQRKVIYEQRNELLADEDIKETITDILDDVTETTIDTYIPPQSLEEQWDVSGLEEGLDTQFGLKLEVSSWLEEDETLHAETLRKRIHAEMERIYAEKEVLATPSVMRNFEREVMLKVLDSHWKEHLAAMDYLRQGIHLRGYAQKNPKQEYKREAFEMFSEMLDRIKIEVASVLARVVVRTEEDVEAVEEQRRSTVPMTYQHADASALGGEEAPAEPEAERDGSPAAPFTREGRKVGRNEPCPCGSGKKYKQCHGQLS, from the coding sequence ATGGTCAGCAGTCTGTTCAGGAAGATTTTTGGTAGTCGCAATGAGCGCTTGGTTAAGCGCATGCGCAAGAGTGTTGCGCAAATCACGGCACTGGAGGAGGGGCTGCAAGGGCTCTCCGATGAGGAGTTACAGGCCAAGACCACAGATTTTAAGCGTCGCATCGAAGACGGAGAGACGCTGGATAACCTGTTGAATGAGGCCTTTGCGGTCGTTCGTGAGGCGAGTCGTCGTGTGATGGGTATGCGCCACTTCGATGTGCAGCTGATCGGTGGCATGGTGCTACATCAGGGCAAGATCTCTGAGATGCGCACCGGTGAGGGTAAGACCCTGATGGCGACCCTTCCCGCCTACCTCAATGCCCTCTCGGGCAAGGGTGTGCATATCGTCACGGTCAATGACTACTTGGCCAAGCGTGATGCGAACTGGATGCGTCTGCTCTATGAGTTCCTCGGACTGAGTGTTGGAATCGTAGTGCCGGGTCTGGAGCAGACGGAGAAACGCGACGCCTATGCGGCCGATATCAGTTACGGCACCAATAACGAGTTCGGTTTTGACTACCTGCGTGACAACATGGCTTTCAGTCTGGCTGAGAAGGTCCAGCGCGAGGTGAATTTCGCTGTGGTCGATGAAGTCGATTCGATCCTGATTGATGAGGCGCGTACTCCATTGATTATCTCCGGTCCCGCTGAGGATAGCTCTGAGCTCTACAAGCGGATCAACGAGCTGGTGCCAAAACTGGTGAAGCAGGAGGAAGAGGATGGCGAGGGTGACTTCAGCATCGATGAGAAAGGTCGTCAGATCCATCTCACCGAGGATGGTCACCAGCGTGTTGAGGAGCTGCTGAGCGAGTCTGGGCTGCTGGCCGAGGGGCAGAGCCTCTACGATGCCGCTAACCTGACATTGATGCATCATTTCACCGCCGGGCTGCGTGCGCATAATCTCTTCCAGCGTGATGTTGACTACATCGTTCAGGATAATCAGGTGGTGATTGTCGATGAATTTACCGGTCGTACCCTGGCGGGGCGTCGTTGGTCCGATGGTCTGCATCAGGCGGTTGAGGCGAAAGAGGGTGTAGCGATTCAGTACGAGAATCAGACCCTCGCTTCGATCACCTTTCAGAACTACTTCCGTCTCTACAACAAGCTGTCCGGTATGACCGGTACCGCCGATACCGAGGCGTTTGAGTTCCAGCAGATCTACGGCCTTGAGACGGTGGTTATTCCGACCAATCAGGCGATGGTTCGTGACGATATGGGCGACAAGATCTATATGACTGGCGATGAGAAGTATCAAGCCATTCTGGATGATATTCGTGACTGCCAGCAGCGTGGACAACCAGTGCTGGTTGGTACTGCCTCAATCGAGGTCTCGGAGCTGATCGCAAAGCTGCTGAGCGATAACAAGGTCAAACACGAGGTGCTAAACGCCAAGCAGCATGCGCGCGAGGCTGAGATTGTGGCGCAGGCGGGGCGTCCGGGTTCGGTGACTATTGCTACCAACATGGCGGGCCGTGGTACCGATATCGTGCTCGGCGGCAATCTTGATGTAGCCCTGGAGGGCCTCGGTGAAGATGCCTCTGAGAGCGACAGGGAGCAGATGCGCGAGGAGTGGAAGGCGACTCACCAGAAGGTGCTGGAGGCGGGTGGTCTGCATATAGTCGGTACTGAGCGTCATGAGTCACGTCGTATCGATAACCAGCTGCGTGGTCGTGCTGGTCGTCAGGGTGATCCGGGCTCGAGTCGTTTCTACCTCTCTCTCGAAGATAGCCTGCTGCGTATCTTTGCCTCTGGCAAGGTCGGCTCACTGATGGGCAAGCTCGGCATGGAGGATGGTGAGGCGATCGAACATCCGTGGGTAACCAAGGCAATCGAGAATGCACAGCGTAAAGTAGAGGCGCACAACTTCGATATTCGTAAGCAGCTGCTTGAGTATGATGATGTGGCCAACGATCAGCGCAAGGTGATCTATGAGCAGCGCAATGAGCTACTCGCCGATGAGGATATCAAGGAGACGATCACCGATATTCTGGATGATGTGACCGAGACGACGATTGATACCTACATTCCACCTCAGAGCCTCGAGGAGCAGTGGGATGTGTCGGGACTGGAAGAGGGACTCGATACGCAGTTCGGTCTCAAGCTCGAGGTTTCGAGTTGGCTTGAAGAGGATGAGACGCTTCACGCAGAGACACTGCGCAAGCGTATCCATGCGGAGATGGAGCGAATCTATGCCGAGAAGGAGGTCCTGGCGACCCCCAGTGTGATGCGAAATTTTGAGCGTGAGGTGATGCTTAAGGTGCTCGATTCGCACTGGAAGGAGCACCTCGCTGCGATGGACTACCTGCGTCAGGGCATTCACCTGCGTGGCTATGCGCAGAAGAATCCCAAGCAGGAGTACAAGCGCGAAGCATTCGAGATGTTTAGCGAGATGCTCGACCGCATCAAGATTGAGGTCGCGAGTGTTCTGGCGCGCGTTGTGGTTCGCACCGAGGAGGATGTCGAGGCGGTTGAGGAGCAGCGTCGTAGTACTGTGCCAATGACCTATCAGCACGCCGACGCTTCTGCGTTGGGTGGTGAGGAAGCGCCTGCAGAGCCTGAGGCAGAGCGCGATGGTTCTCCTGCGGCTCCCTTTACCCGTGAGGGGCGAAAGGTCGGACGTAATGAGCCGTGTCCCTGCGGTTCAGGCAAGAAGTATAAGCAGTGCCACGGTCAGCTTAGTTAA
- the ftsZ gene encoding cell division protein FtsZ, with translation MFELMDAYSQNAVIKVVGVGGGGGNAVQHMLEADIEGVDFICANTDSQALRNASARTLLQLGNDITKGLGAGANPNIGRQAAMDDRERIQEVIEGADMLFITAGMGGGTGTGGAPVVAEIAKEMGILTVAVVTKPFPFEGGKRLQIANDGIEELSQNVDSLITIPNEKLLQVLGKGASLLDAFKEANNVLQNAVQGIAELITRPGLINVDFADVRTVMSEKGMAMMGSGTGSGENRAREAAEAAISSPLLEDVNLSGANGILVNVTAGLDLSIGEFEDVGSTIRELASDDATVVVGTVIDPELTGELRVTVVATGIGQERMKEEALPETPAVKLVEKRADGEIDYRELERPTAIRQKAVGDGLESAALDDLDILDIPAFLRKQAD, from the coding sequence ATGTTTGAATTAATGGATGCCTATTCGCAAAACGCGGTAATTAAGGTTGTTGGTGTTGGCGGTGGTGGTGGCAACGCGGTACAGCACATGCTTGAGGCTGATATCGAGGGCGTTGATTTCATTTGTGCAAATACCGATTCACAGGCGCTACGTAACGCCTCGGCACGCACGTTGTTGCAGCTGGGTAATGACATCACCAAGGGGCTGGGTGCCGGGGCAAACCCCAATATTGGTCGTCAGGCGGCGATGGATGATCGTGAAAGAATCCAGGAGGTAATTGAAGGTGCGGATATGCTCTTTATTACCGCCGGTATGGGTGGTGGTACCGGAACCGGTGGTGCGCCGGTTGTTGCAGAGATCGCTAAGGAGATGGGAATTCTGACCGTTGCGGTTGTCACCAAGCCGTTCCCGTTCGAGGGTGGTAAGCGCCTACAGATCGCAAATGACGGTATTGAGGAGTTGAGCCAGAATGTCGACTCATTGATTACCATTCCGAATGAGAAACTGTTGCAGGTACTCGGTAAGGGCGCCTCTCTTCTGGATGCATTTAAAGAGGCCAACAACGTGCTGCAGAATGCGGTGCAGGGTATTGCCGAACTGATTACTCGTCCGGGCCTGATCAACGTCGACTTTGCTGACGTTCGTACTGTGATGTCAGAGAAGGGTATGGCGATGATGGGCTCTGGCACCGGTTCTGGTGAGAATCGTGCGCGTGAAGCGGCAGAAGCGGCAATATCCAGTCCGCTGCTTGAGGATGTAAATCTCTCTGGTGCAAACGGAATCCTGGTAAATGTAACGGCGGGTCTCGATCTTTCAATCGGAGAGTTTGAGGATGTGGGTAGCACGATTCGTGAGCTTGCCTCAGACGATGCGACTGTTGTGGTGGGTACCGTAATCGATCCTGAGCTGACCGGTGAGCTGCGCGTCACCGTGGTTGCTACTGGTATCGGTCAGGAGAGGATGAAGGAAGAGGCGCTACCTGAGACTCCTGCTGTCAAGCTTGTTGAGAAACGTGCTGATGGTGAGATCGACTACCGTGAGCTTGAGCGTCCAACGGCGATCCGTCAAAAGGCGGTCGGTGATGGCCTCGAGTCTGCTGCTCTGGACGATCTTGATATCCTCGATATCCCCGCTTTCCTGAGAAAGCAGGCGGACTAA
- a CDS encoding DUF721 domain-containing protein has protein sequence MPGKSTKPLYHLLRGVLPDRVIAHGTLLANFEQFIVEQLPEPLNAHCRVANLRNGNLILYTDSPAWSTKLRYLLPAIKQAFESHFKTELKNLSIEVKPARQAQAPHQGRTKISQASAEHLRQSAAATPYEPLKAALVRLSRHPKRD, from the coding sequence ATGCCGGGCAAATCGACAAAACCGCTCTACCATCTACTCCGAGGCGTACTGCCTGATCGGGTCATTGCGCATGGCACACTACTGGCCAATTTTGAGCAGTTCATCGTCGAGCAACTTCCTGAACCGCTCAATGCACACTGTCGTGTCGCCAACCTGCGAAACGGTAATCTGATCCTCTATACCGATTCACCCGCCTGGTCGACCAAGCTTCGTTATTTGCTTCCAGCAATCAAACAGGCATTTGAGTCGCACTTTAAAACCGAGCTCAAGAACCTTTCGATCGAGGTCAAACCTGCACGACAAGCGCAAGCCCCACACCAGGGTCGGACAAAAATCTCACAAGCCAGCGCCGAACATCTGCGCCAATCTGCCGCTGCAACACCCTACGAACCACTAAAAGCCGCACTCGTACGGCTCTCACGTCATCCTAAGAGGGATTAA
- the argJ gene encoding bifunctional glutamate N-acetyltransferase/amino-acid acetyltransferase ArgJ, protein MAVGLKPIAEMHPVAGFRLGTTSAGIKTPGRRDVVLMELPESASCAAVFTRNAFCAAPVTIAKQHLAHVTPRYLLINTGNANAGTGAQGIADAQRCCRAVAEQMGVAAETVLPFSTGVIGEPLPAEKIIAAIPVAAAALELTAWGDAAHGILTTDTMAKGSSRRVSIDGGEITVTGISKGSGMIRPDMATMLAYVATDAAVESELLQQLLEEAVANSFNAITVDGDTSTNDACVLVATAASRIAKIESEMSVGYAELREALIEVCQELAQAIIRDGEGATKFITVEVTAGESVEECRQVAYTIAHSPLVKTAFFASDPNWGRILAAVGRAGVDSLDLEAVTIHLDEVCIVRAGCRVEEYQESAGQVVMDREEITINVALARGHAAATVWTSDLSHEYVKINAEYRT, encoded by the coding sequence ATGGCAGTCGGTCTGAAACCTATCGCAGAGATGCACCCTGTTGCTGGGTTTAGGCTCGGTACCACCTCGGCCGGCATCAAGACGCCTGGGCGTCGAGACGTGGTGCTGATGGAGCTCCCAGAGAGTGCCAGTTGTGCTGCCGTTTTCACTCGTAACGCTTTCTGTGCAGCCCCCGTTACCATCGCCAAACAACATCTGGCCCACGTTACTCCACGTTACCTATTGATCAATACCGGCAATGCCAATGCGGGCACCGGCGCACAGGGAATTGCAGATGCGCAACGTTGCTGTAGGGCCGTTGCTGAGCAGATGGGGGTGGCTGCGGAGACAGTGCTCCCTTTTTCAACCGGCGTAATTGGCGAGCCACTCCCAGCTGAAAAGATCATTGCAGCAATTCCAGTCGCCGCCGCTGCACTTGAGCTTACCGCCTGGGGTGACGCTGCGCACGGGATCTTGACCACCGATACCATGGCCAAGGGGAGTAGTCGCCGTGTATCAATTGATGGTGGTGAGATTACCGTAACCGGTATCTCTAAGGGATCCGGCATGATTCGACCCGATATGGCCACCATGCTCGCCTACGTGGCGACCGATGCAGCCGTTGAAAGTGAGTTGCTACAACAGTTGCTCGAAGAGGCCGTTGCAAACTCATTTAACGCAATCACGGTCGATGGTGATACTTCGACCAATGATGCCTGCGTACTGGTTGCGACGGCTGCCAGCCGTATTGCCAAGATTGAGAGTGAGATGAGTGTTGGCTACGCTGAATTGCGAGAGGCGCTGATAGAGGTCTGTCAGGAGCTGGCCCAGGCGATTATTCGTGATGGTGAGGGCGCAACAAAATTTATTACCGTTGAGGTGACGGCTGGGGAGAGCGTAGAAGAGTGTCGTCAGGTTGCCTATACGATCGCCCACTCACCACTGGTTAAAACAGCCTTTTTTGCTTCCGATCCAAACTGGGGGCGTATTCTGGCCGCCGTTGGTCGTGCCGGCGTCGATTCTCTGGATCTTGAGGCGGTAACGATCCATCTTGATGAGGTCTGCATCGTGCGGGCTGGATGTCGTGTCGAAGAGTATCAGGAGTCAGCCGGTCAGGTTGTAATGGATCGTGAAGAGATCACCATTAACGTTGCACTTGCGCGTGGCCATGCAGCAGCGACTGTCTGGACCAGCGATCTCTCGCACGAGTATGTCAAAATCAACGCCGAGTACCGGACCTGA
- a CDS encoding D-alanine--D-alanine ligase, with translation MSSSTQHTPADYGKVAVLMGGDSAEREVSLNSGGAVLAALQSQGVDAQGVDFRAGMLAELAEAGFDRVFIVLHGRMGEDGVVQGALELLDLPYTGSGVLGSALGMDKLRCKKLWTGSDLPTPKFLQLRSGFDAAAVVAQLGLPLMVKPGREGSSIGMSRVERVEDLEAAFNAAVVFDEMVFAEQWISGGEYTVALLGGETLPPIRLETPHAFYDYKAKYQADDTSYHCPCGLDSEDEQQLRALALAAFNAAGAEGWGRVDFMRDEQGAFWLIEVNTVPGMTDHSLVPMAATEAGINFEKLVLRILDTSFDGVVQ, from the coding sequence ATGAGCAGTAGCACACAACATACCCCTGCTGACTACGGCAAGGTCGCGGTGCTGATGGGCGGTGACTCGGCTGAGCGCGAGGTGTCGCTGAATAGCGGTGGTGCGGTGTTGGCGGCACTGCAGTCACAGGGTGTCGATGCACAGGGTGTCGATTTTCGTGCCGGAATGTTGGCTGAGCTGGCTGAAGCAGGTTTTGATCGTGTCTTCATCGTGCTGCATGGGCGCATGGGAGAGGACGGTGTAGTGCAGGGAGCGCTGGAGCTGCTGGATCTTCCCTATACCGGTAGCGGTGTACTCGGTTCGGCATTGGGTATGGATAAGCTGCGTTGCAAAAAACTCTGGACAGGCAGTGATCTGCCAACACCAAAATTTTTGCAGCTGCGTAGCGGCTTTGATGCGGCAGCGGTGGTGGCGCAACTCGGTCTGCCGCTGATGGTTAAACCGGGGCGTGAGGGTTCAAGCATCGGTATGAGTCGGGTTGAACGCGTTGAGGATCTTGAGGCAGCGTTTAATGCGGCGGTTGTCTTTGATGAGATGGTTTTTGCTGAGCAATGGATCAGCGGCGGCGAGTATACGGTGGCGCTACTTGGCGGAGAGACGCTGCCGCCGATTCGGCTCGAGACACCGCACGCATTCTACGACTACAAAGCGAAGTATCAGGCCGATGATACGAGCTACCACTGTCCCTGTGGTCTGGATAGTGAGGATGAGCAGCAGCTACGCGCTCTGGCACTTGCGGCGTTCAATGCGGCCGGTGCAGAGGGTTGGGGTCGAGTCGATTTTATGCGTGATGAGCAGGGCGCATTCTGGCTGATTGAGGTCAACACGGTGCCGGGTATGACTGACCACAGTCTGGTACCGATGGCTGCGACCGAAGCGGGTATCAATTTTGAAAAACTGGTACTGCGAATCCTGGATACGAGCTTTGACGGAGTCGTGCAATGA
- a CDS encoding M23 family metallopeptidase has protein sequence MNVVINSNACRKACVITLTSPWVLLGLFSLLLLFSSSLLYVGYWAGQPTDSKVAVSTVSEEWRSDVSRQQQELEALRTSMSEHMDALAIKLGDAQAQVIRLNALGKRLTKIANLDEGEFDFEAPPALGGPFSPSAKGESLASADFIQLLSELEQQIDDREQQLTVMESLLMSRSLQKEVFPAGRPIEKGWLSSRFGKRTDPFTGKQERHKGLDFAGKMGSNVVAVASGVVTWSGKRSGYGQMVEINHGGGYVTRYGHSKENLVEAGDSVDQGQVIALMGSSGRSTGPHVHFEVLRNGREVDPSKYIKAAR, from the coding sequence ATGAACGTTGTCATAAATTCAAACGCTTGTCGCAAGGCCTGCGTCATCACGCTTACCTCACCCTGGGTTCTGCTGGGGCTGTTCTCTCTGTTGCTGTTGTTTAGCTCCTCACTGCTCTACGTAGGCTACTGGGCGGGACAGCCGACGGATAGCAAGGTTGCTGTTTCAACCGTCTCAGAGGAGTGGCGCAGTGATGTGTCACGTCAGCAGCAGGAGCTCGAGGCGCTACGTACCTCCATGTCTGAGCATATGGATGCACTGGCGATCAAGCTCGGTGATGCTCAGGCTCAGGTGATTCGACTCAATGCACTGGGCAAACGTCTGACCAAAATTGCGAATCTCGATGAAGGGGAGTTCGACTTTGAGGCGCCACCTGCATTAGGCGGTCCATTTTCCCCCTCCGCGAAAGGGGAGTCACTCGCCTCTGCTGATTTCATTCAACTGCTGAGCGAACTTGAACAGCAGATCGATGATCGTGAACAGCAGCTCACCGTGATGGAGTCACTGTTGATGAGCCGCTCTCTACAAAAGGAGGTCTTCCCTGCGGGGCGGCCGATCGAGAAGGGTTGGCTCTCATCTCGCTTTGGTAAGCGCACCGACCCCTTCACGGGCAAGCAAGAGCGTCATAAAGGGCTCGATTTTGCGGGTAAGATGGGCTCCAACGTGGTTGCAGTTGCTTCCGGTGTTGTAACCTGGTCGGGCAAGCGGTCGGGTTATGGTCAGATGGTCGAAATTAATCACGGTGGGGGCTACGTGACCCGCTATGGTCACAGCAAGGAGAACCTGGTCGAAGCGGGTGATAGTGTCGATCAGGGTCAGGTCATCGCCTTAATGGGTTCAAGTGGCCGTTCCACCGGACCTCATGTCCATTTTGAAGTGCTGCGCAACGGTCGTGAAGTCGACCCATCTAAATACATCAAGGCTGCCCGTTAG